The Lysobacter enzymogenes genome window below encodes:
- a CDS encoding cytochrome b — protein MTLKNTADRWGAVSQTLHWLILVMIAGLAIVGLTMTDMSNGPSKIKIYALHKSFGLTLLVLVTLRLAWRVYAGAPKPVAGTPHWQERIASLTHWALYALMFALPLSGWLFNSTAGYPLQYFGLFNLPKLAARNEELAQLSRNLHEYGFWLLLALVLAHAAAAFYHHLFQNDDTLTRMLPGRRRAGAASSEPASLPPISPENPDAP, from the coding sequence ATGACCCTGAAGAACACCGCCGACCGCTGGGGCGCCGTCAGCCAGACCCTGCACTGGCTGATCCTGGTGATGATCGCGGGCCTGGCCATCGTCGGCCTGACCATGACCGACATGAGCAACGGGCCGTCGAAGATCAAGATCTACGCCCTGCACAAGTCCTTCGGCCTGACCTTGCTGGTGCTGGTGACGCTGCGCCTGGCCTGGCGCGTGTACGCCGGCGCGCCCAAGCCGGTCGCGGGCACGCCGCACTGGCAGGAACGCATCGCCTCGCTGACCCACTGGGCGCTGTACGCGCTGATGTTCGCGCTGCCGCTGTCGGGCTGGCTGTTCAATTCCACCGCCGGCTACCCGTTGCAGTACTTCGGCCTGTTCAACCTGCCCAAGCTGGCCGCGCGCAACGAAGAACTCGCCCAGCTCAGCCGCAACCTGCACGAATACGGCTTCTGGCTGCTGCTGGCGCTGGTGCTGGCGCACGCCGCGGCCGCGTTCTACCACCACCTGTTCCAGAACGACGACACCCTGACCCGGATGCTGCCGGGCCGGCGCCGCGCCGGCGCCGCGTCTTCCGAACCCGCTTCCCTGCCCCCCATTTCCCCGGAGAACCCCGATGCGCCTTAA
- a CDS encoding YceI family protein, whose protein sequence is MSLNRPCAIVLAALAALPGGAAAEPPQGAAAADAQTADAQAPGAQAAAPDPKGAADYGFDPVHTRVMFALSHAGFSQAIGTVSGAAGRLRFDPADWRSARLDVQVPLTRLDLGDGKWNKAALARNLLDGRRWPTARFVSATVEPAAGDPQRFKVCGTLSLHGVDGPLCLDVKFNALKRHPLPPFHRTAGFSATATLSRAAFGIDAWKSVIGDEVELRIEAEALRDKYVGDSPKGAADAAGDDAENESVRPDPAPAQPARARAEQAQPNQEPRP, encoded by the coding sequence ATGTCTCTCAACCGCCCTTGCGCCATCGTCCTGGCCGCGCTCGCCGCGCTGCCCGGCGGCGCCGCGGCCGAGCCGCCGCAGGGCGCCGCCGCGGCCGACGCGCAGACGGCCGATGCGCAGGCGCCGGGCGCGCAGGCGGCGGCGCCGGACCCCAAGGGCGCGGCGGACTACGGCTTCGACCCGGTCCACACCCGGGTCATGTTCGCCCTGTCCCACGCCGGCTTCTCCCAGGCCATCGGCACCGTCTCCGGCGCCGCCGGCCGGCTGCGCTTCGACCCGGCCGACTGGCGCAGCGCCCGCCTCGACGTGCAGGTGCCGCTGACCCGGCTCGACCTCGGCGACGGCAAATGGAACAAGGCCGCGCTCGCGCGCAACCTGCTCGACGGCAGGCGCTGGCCGACCGCGCGCTTCGTCTCCGCGACGGTCGAGCCGGCCGCCGGCGACCCGCAGCGCTTCAAGGTCTGCGGCACCCTGAGCCTGCACGGCGTCGACGGCCCGCTGTGCCTGGACGTGAAGTTCAACGCGCTCAAGCGCCATCCGCTGCCGCCGTTCCACCGCACCGCCGGTTTTTCCGCGACCGCCACGCTGAGCCGCGCCGCGTTCGGCATCGACGCCTGGAAGTCGGTGATCGGCGACGAGGTGGAACTGCGCATCGAAGCCGAGGCGCTGCGCGACAAATACGTCGGCGACTCGCCCAAAGGCGCGGCCGACGCCGCCGGCGACGACGCCGAAAACGAATCCGTGCGACCCGACCCCGCACCCGCCCAGCCCGCCCGCGCCCGCGCGGAGCAGGCCCAGCCCAACCAGGAACCCCGCCCATGA